One part of the Candidatus Mancarchaeum acidiphilum genome encodes these proteins:
- a CDS encoding B12-binding domain-containing radical SAM protein, with translation MAKFVLVADSTLIYTYHDFPLLDFLPSAPKKTVPSGVYNFLKGEHPKYMDNGELLVAPYSIRKLEAKLLEKYPRKDVAVVDGNNAAKFIDANTEVIGVSTMDPFGIGPLTMSYAVLFGGDFYAWVRRDFEILINKLNAARKGKKAKLVVGGPGVWDFTVLKEEFEKMNIDYAVQGETDDVLIDLFEQLTAGQIDKSMFNTGYLTFNDKFQMSSVSDERFISRKSYGHYPPLEKIPAIVRPSIKGMVEVMRGCGVGCDFCEVTLRPLRYQPLDFIKKEIEVNIKSGTTNKAWLHSDEFFGYKHGKFFEPNQEALVDLFTQIKQMPGVKYMNPTHGRIAIPAGFPDLIKRLSEIAQAGPSNWIGLQVGLETGSEELAKKHMPAKTLPLKVGSDGSWHEIVWRGVQTFTKYYWRPAFTVQVGQDGETDDDNWETVALINKLSNSYVDGRPFEFTVTPMVNVPMGRIKSHSLNEDVLKPSMFAVYYAAYRHLRKMALRDARAESKGNPLTRIGTTAAMDIGSGILLNYIGKLAKKSGVDLEKASTYGLSGNKGKMIESVSQIDG, from the coding sequence ATGGCGAAATTCGTACTGGTAGCAGATTCTACCCTAATCTACACATATCATGACTTTCCTTTGCTGGATTTCTTGCCAAGTGCACCAAAGAAGACAGTTCCATCAGGAGTTTACAATTTTTTGAAAGGAGAACATCCAAAGTACATGGACAATGGAGAACTTCTCGTGGCTCCATATTCGATAAGGAAGCTTGAAGCAAAGCTCCTTGAGAAGTATCCAAGGAAAGACGTAGCAGTCGTGGACGGCAACAATGCGGCAAAGTTTATTGATGCAAATACCGAAGTAATAGGGGTATCCACAATGGATCCATTTGGGATAGGGCCACTGACAATGTCCTATGCGGTGCTTTTTGGTGGCGATTTCTACGCATGGGTCAGGCGCGACTTCGAGATTCTGATAAACAAATTAAATGCAGCGAGGAAAGGCAAGAAGGCGAAGCTTGTGGTTGGAGGTCCGGGGGTTTGGGATTTCACGGTGCTTAAGGAGGAATTCGAAAAAATGAACATAGACTATGCGGTGCAGGGAGAGACTGACGATGTCCTTATAGACTTGTTTGAGCAGCTGACTGCAGGCCAGATAGACAAGTCAATGTTCAATACGGGATACCTGACATTCAACGACAAATTCCAGATGAGCTCCGTAAGCGATGAAAGATTTATATCAAGGAAATCATATGGCCATTATCCGCCTCTTGAAAAGATACCCGCTATAGTAAGGCCTTCAATAAAAGGGATGGTTGAGGTAATGAGGGGATGCGGAGTAGGATGTGATTTCTGCGAAGTGACATTAAGGCCTCTCAGATACCAGCCATTGGATTTCATAAAGAAGGAGATTGAAGTCAATATAAAATCAGGCACCACAAATAAGGCATGGCTGCATTCTGATGAGTTCTTCGGCTACAAGCATGGAAAGTTCTTTGAGCCAAACCAAGAGGCGTTGGTAGACCTTTTCACGCAGATAAAGCAGATGCCAGGGGTAAAGTATATGAATCCGACGCATGGAAGAATAGCGATACCCGCAGGATTCCCCGACCTGATAAAAAGGCTTTCGGAAATTGCGCAGGCAGGCCCGAGCAACTGGATAGGCCTGCAGGTTGGGCTTGAAACAGGGAGCGAGGAACTGGCAAAGAAGCATATGCCTGCGAAGACATTGCCTTTGAAAGTAGGCTCGGACGGCTCATGGCACGAGATAGTATGGAGGGGTGTGCAGACCTTCACAAAGTACTACTGGCGTCCAGCGTTTACTGTGCAGGTAGGCCAGGATGGAGAAACCGACGATGACAATTGGGAAACCGTCGCGCTCATAAACAAGCTAAGCAATTCGTACGTGGACGGCAGGCCATTCGAGTTCACTGTAACACCCATGGTAAATGTGCCTATGGGAAGGATAAAGTCGCATAGCCTCAACGAGGATGTGCTAAAGCCTTCGATGTTCGCAGTGTACTATGCAGCTTATAGGCACTTGAGGAAAATGGCATTGAGGGATGCACGCGCGGAATCAAAAGGAAATCCCCTTACGAGGATTGGCACCACGGCCGCAATGGACATAGGAAGTGGCATACTGCTTAACTATATAGGTAAGCTTGCAAAGAAGTCGGGAGTGGATCTTGAAAAGGCAAGCACCTATGGGCTCAGCGGAAACAAGGGGAAGATGATAGAATCCGTGTCGCAGATTGATGGGTGA